Genomic DNA from Corynebacterium diphtheriae:
GCGCGCCTGCTACACCGAAGATGGCAAGCAATATGTGCTGCCAGAGCCGCCCCACCCCACCATCCTCGTTCATGACCTCACCAAGATGGACGAGTCCACGCGCGAAGAAGCTCTGCTATCCACGCGCGAACGCCTTTCGCACCGACTGTTGGACATAGCTACCGGCCATGTGGTATCTTTAGAAGTCAGCCTCCTCCCTCAGGATGTAGCAGTTATTCACTTCGATATCGACCTGCTTGTGTGCGATGTGCAGAGTTTCCAAATTATCTTGCACGACCTCGCCCACCATTACGCCACCGGTGAAGCCCCCGACGCCGACCCGTCGTGGAGTTTCGCTCGCTACCTCGCTGGACACGCTCGCGAAGGCGTCGCCGATATCGACCGTGACCAGGCATACTGGCGCAATCGCCTCTCCGAGTTGCCGGGTGCCCCAACCTTGCCGATGAGCCACGGCACCAACGAGGAACAAGCACACCGGTTTGTACGCCGCAGTCGATCATTCGATTCGGCAACTTGGTCGCGCTTGCGTGAGGTGTGTGAACACCACGCTACTACCCCAGCAATGGTGTTGCTGACCGCCTACGCCCGCACCATCGGCCAATGGAGCGAGAATAAAAAATTCCTCATGGCCGTACCTCTGTTCAACCGCGGTTCAGACACAGCGATAAAGAATGTCGTCGCAGACTTTACCGCCCTGACACTCACCAGTATCGATCAGTCCACACGCCGCACTTTCAGCGAGGACCTCAAGGATATACAGGCCTCTTTCTATGAGGATTCGTCACATTCACAGTATTCGGCGGTGCGGGTGCTGCGAGACCTACGTGCTTCCAGAGGTGAGCAAGTTTTGGCTCCCGTGGTGTTCTCCTGCAACCTGGGAGACCCACTGGTTGGCCAAGAGTTTATAGATACCTTCGGAGAGATTAGCTACATGATCTCCCAGACCCCCCAGGTGTGGATTGACCTCCAAGTCTTCACCACCGTCAACGGCTTCCTAATCGTCTGCGACGCAGTTGAACAGTTGTTCCCCGAGAAGATGCTGGACGATCTCTTCGCCACCCTAGTGATGGAGATTGACAAGGCAATCACCGACGATCTCTCGCATTCAGACCCGGTAGAGAGCCCAGGAGCGCAGGCCCGTCGAGCGTCACGTGCCGAAGTTGCCTCTTGGCGGCTGCCTGACACCACCCTTGTCGATGAGGTGATTGCCGCTGCACGGTGCCACCCCCAGGCCACGGCCATTCGCAGTGCAAGCGGCGACGTTATTACCTACCAAGATTTGGAAGAGCAAGCCACCACCATCGCCTCTGCTTTGGTGAATTCCGGGGTTGGGCGAGGCGCTTTGATTGCAGTGATGGTGGAGCGTGGTCCTCGCCAGATTATTGGTGCGCTAGCCGCGATGATGGCGGGCGGAGCATATGTACCGGTGAGTCTACAGCAACCGGAATCTCGTATTGCCGCTCTCTTGGGGGCAAGCCAAGTAACGCATCTGATTACTGACCGACCCGATAAGGTTCTGAGCGAAACTGCAGTTCAGGTAGTAGATTTCACGAGCGCTACCGGCACAGCCAATCTTCCGCAGCTGCATCCACAAGACCCGGCCTATGTAATCTACACCTCTGGGACCACTGGAACACCAAAAGGAGTCGAGATTTGCCACGGTGCTGCATGGAACACCATTAGCGAGATCAACCGTCGCCTGGGCGTTGGTCCGACAGACCGCCTACTAAGCGTATCTTCCTTTGATTTCGATCTCTCGGTGTACGACGCCTTCGGGCTCCTTTCTGCTGGCGGCGAACTGGTAACCATCCCAGATGATGCGCGCCGCGACGCCAAGAAGTGGGTATCGCTGGTGGATAGTTTAGGCATAACTATCTGGAATTCGGTGCCTACTTTGTTTGAGATGCTTTTATCTGCGGCTGATCGGACACCGGGCAAGCTCAGCAGCATACGCCATGTTCTGCTATCTGGCGACTGGATTGATACCAGCCTGCCTGAGCGCATGCGCACGGTTACCCCGCAGGCACACCTATTAGCTATGGGCGGTGCGACGGAGGCATCTATCTGGTCCAATGGTCTCGACCTCGATGTAGTGTCACCCGAGTGGACCTCAATTCCCTATGGTCGGCCGCTTGCCAAACAGATGTACCGGGTGGTGTCCAGCAATGGCCAGGACTGTCCCGATTATTCTGTGGGGGAGCTGTGGATTGGCGGCCTGGGCGTAGCTACACAATATGTCGGCGACCCCGGACTCACCGAAACTAAGTTCGTAATCTCGGAGGACTCACGTTGGTACCGCACAGGCGATATGGGCCGGTTCTGGGCCGATGGGACGATCGAGTTTTTAGGCCGCTCGGATAACCAAGTCAAAGTTCGTGGCCACCGCATCGAACTCGGCGAGATCGAGTCCGCGTGTGAAGCGTTGCTGCCAATAGAGCGTGCCGTGTGTATCACGCACCAAGGTGCATCATCGTCACCATCTTTGGTTACGTTTGCTCAGTTCACACCGTCACATGTTGCCCGAACTACTCCGGAGCAGTTTGCGACGTCATTGCGCGCCAAAGTCAACGACGTGCTGACCGAGGGCGACATCCGCACGTCCGTCGAGCACGATGAGCATTTACAGACCGCATATGCCTTCTCAGTGATGCGACGCTGGGAGGAGCAACTCACCGGCGTGGGGACCCCAAACCACCTCCGCGAACACCGTAATCGCTGGCAGACATGGCTAGGCAAAGCAGATGAACACCCGGCTACCGCAGACTTGCTTCTAGACGACGAGTCGTTCGGCGCGTTAGAGCGTTTTGTCACCCCCTTCGAGCAAGCCTTCGTAATGGCGGAGAAGCAGCGCAGTATCGCTGAGTTCATCCAAAGCCCAGATTCGATGTCGGTGGAGCAATTCCTCGCAACCCGTCCGTTGGGTCGGTTGGTTCACCGGGTCCTCGGCGCGGTTGTGCGTGAATGCAGTACCCACTCAACCAGCGAGCTCAAGATTCTTGAGATCGGGTCACGCCGGCCCGAGGCCTCTGCGGACTACGCGGCTATCGCGGGGACGAGCGCATACGTGCTCGCTGATCCCTATCGTCATCACCTCGAACATGCCGGACAACGTGTTGGTAACACCTTCACGTACCGCCAGCTCGGAGTCACTAGCACGCCCCAACCGACTCCTGGGGAGGCAGTGACGAAGGCGGACTTGGTGCTGTGCAACCAGACGCTGCACCAGAGCGAGGACATCGAGAAAACGCTCTGTGAGGCCTGGGGCCTCAGCGCCCCTGGAGCAACGATGGTGGTGGTAGAGCCCACTGCCCCCTCCCCGATGTCCGATATCACCGCCGCATTTATTGCCAACAATACCACGGACGCTCGGGCCGAAACCGGTACAGTACTACTCAGCGCCCGCAGCTGGAAAGAAATCCTGCAGCGCACTGGGTGGAAACCTGTAGAGCATGTAGAGATCACTAAAACGACGGCGCTTATCATCGCCGAACGCGCTAGTTCCAACGAATCGGTCACACTATGCGATTCTGACTATGCCAAGGCTACAAACCTACTGGCCACCCGCCTTCCGGAGTACATGCTACCGAAACGCATCCTGGAGCTAGCGAAGTTTCCACTCACCAGCAACGGCAAGATTGACCGCAAAGCGCTCACAGCATTAGTGCCGGAATACTTCGACAACGAGCCCGCTGTCACCGAACTTCCGCACACCGCCACCGAGAAACGGCTCATCGATATCTGGGATGAGCTGCTGCACACCAGCTCCAACGTGAACTCAGACTACTTTCGCTTGGGTGGTGATTCTCTCACAGCAACACGCCTGCGCCGTACCATCGAACAGTGTTTTGGCGTGGAATTTCCGTTAGAGAATATCTTTGACGTTCCGTTGCTGCGCGACATGGCCGCCCGAATTGACCAGATAGCCGAAGTCCCCCACCAGCAATCGGATCTTCCCAAGATTGTTCACGGGTCTGAACAGTACGCTCCGTTCCCGCTGACTGAGGTGCAGCAGTCCTATCTCATCGGCAGCTCTGGAGCCATCGAACTCGGCGACGTTTCCAGCCACTGTTACTTTGAAATGTCCACTGCTTGCCTAGCCCCGGAGCGAGTGGAAGACGCGTTCAATGCCCTGATTAAACGCCATCCCATGCTGCGCACCGTCGTGTGTGAGGACGGATTGAGTCAGCGTGTGTTGCCCGAAGTACCACGCTACCGCATTGCCCTCATTCGCTCCGGCAACGCCGACAATGAGGATACTCTCGATGAAATCCGAGAGGAAATGTCCCGCCAGAAGTTTGATCCCACTCAGTGGCCATGCTTTGACGTGCGCTACGTAGCCGAGCCCGACGCGGGTCGACTGCTTTTAAGTTTCGATAACTTGTTTATCGACGGCTGGAGCATGTTCCACATTTTCCGTGAGTGGAAGCAGGCCTACGACCACGGCGTAGACAGTCTCGATCCGGCAATCCCCTATTCATTTAAAGACTATGTCGAAGCCACGATTGAACTGTCACACAGCGACATCCATAAGCGTGACCAAGCCTATTGGGAATCGGCAGTGGATACTATTTATCCTGCACCGCAGTTGCCGGTGACCGACACAAACGGCGCTAATACCTCGCAGTTTTGCCGCCACCACGCCCTGGTGGACGCTGCGAAGTGGCGCCGGATTAAGCAACGGGTACGTGAGGAGGGGATGACCGAAGCCGTATTCCTAGCCGAGGTATACGCCGAAGTCCTAGCGAGGTACAGCGATGAGCCGCGACTTAGCATCAACCTGACCCGGTTCGACCGCACTCGGTTCGCCCCCGAGGTTGACCACATAGTTGGCGACTTCACCAGCCTATCTATTCTCAGCGTGGATACCCAGTGTGCACCATCGTTCCGGGACCGCGCTGCAGCGCTACACAGGCGCATGTTCAGCAATCTCGATCACGGCAGTGTCTCCGGCGTGTCGGTGCAGCGAATGCTTACTAAGC
This window encodes:
- a CDS encoding non-ribosomal peptide synthetase encodes the protein MIKEEQIREELLASLHQILGEDAEIGIDDNLLSHGLESLPTVRLLADWMKQGHRVSFGDFMRAPTVRQWAKMLVESTPNHSTDAIESPKDGFAAPIDDSVPFDLTDVQYAYWIGRNSSQQLGGVGTHGYVEVESRSINIDRLQQSWLTLLRSHPMLRACYTEDGKQYVLPEPPHPTILVHDLTKMDESTREEALLSTRERLSHRLLDIATGHVVSLEVSLLPQDVAVIHFDIDLLVCDVQSFQIILHDLAHHYATGEAPDADPSWSFARYLAGHAREGVADIDRDQAYWRNRLSELPGAPTLPMSHGTNEEQAHRFVRRSRSFDSATWSRLREVCEHHATTPAMVLLTAYARTIGQWSENKKFLMAVPLFNRGSDTAIKNVVADFTALTLTSIDQSTRRTFSEDLKDIQASFYEDSSHSQYSAVRVLRDLRASRGEQVLAPVVFSCNLGDPLVGQEFIDTFGEISYMISQTPQVWIDLQVFTTVNGFLIVCDAVEQLFPEKMLDDLFATLVMEIDKAITDDLSHSDPVESPGAQARRASRAEVASWRLPDTTLVDEVIAAARCHPQATAIRSASGDVITYQDLEEQATTIASALVNSGVGRGALIAVMVERGPRQIIGALAAMMAGGAYVPVSLQQPESRIAALLGASQVTHLITDRPDKVLSETAVQVVDFTSATGTANLPQLHPQDPAYVIYTSGTTGTPKGVEICHGAAWNTISEINRRLGVGPTDRLLSVSSFDFDLSVYDAFGLLSAGGELVTIPDDARRDAKKWVSLVDSLGITIWNSVPTLFEMLLSAADRTPGKLSSIRHVLLSGDWIDTSLPERMRTVTPQAHLLAMGGATEASIWSNGLDLDVVSPEWTSIPYGRPLAKQMYRVVSSNGQDCPDYSVGELWIGGLGVATQYVGDPGLTETKFVISEDSRWYRTGDMGRFWADGTIEFLGRSDNQVKVRGHRIELGEIESACEALLPIERAVCITHQGASSSPSLVTFAQFTPSHVARTTPEQFATSLRAKVNDVLTEGDIRTSVEHDEHLQTAYAFSVMRRWEEQLTGVGTPNHLREHRNRWQTWLGKADEHPATADLLLDDESFGALERFVTPFEQAFVMAEKQRSIAEFIQSPDSMSVEQFLATRPLGRLVHRVLGAVVRECSTHSTSELKILEIGSRRPEASADYAAIAGTSAYVLADPYRHHLEHAGQRVGNTFTYRQLGVTSTPQPTPGEAVTKADLVLCNQTLHQSEDIEKTLCEAWGLSAPGATMVVVEPTAPSPMSDITAAFIANNTTDARAETGTVLLSARSWKEILQRTGWKPVEHVEITKTTALIIAERASSNESVTLCDSDYAKATNLLATRLPEYMLPKRILELAKFPLTSNGKIDRKALTALVPEYFDNEPAVTELPHTATEKRLIDIWDELLHTSSNVNSDYFRLGGDSLTATRLRRTIEQCFGVEFPLENIFDVPLLRDMAARIDQIAEVPHQQSDLPKIVHGSEQYAPFPLTEVQQSYLIGSSGAIELGDVSSHCYFEMSTACLAPERVEDAFNALIKRHPMLRTVVCEDGLSQRVLPEVPRYRIALIRSGNADNEDTLDEIREEMSRQKFDPTQWPCFDVRYVAEPDAGRLLLSFDNLFIDGWSMFHIFREWKQAYDHGVDSLDPAIPYSFKDYVEATIELSHSDIHKRDQAYWESAVDTIYPAPQLPVTDTNGANTSQFCRHHALVDAAKWRRIKQRVREEGMTEAVFLAEVYAEVLARYSDEPRLSINLTRFDRTRFAPEVDHIVGDFTSLSILSVDTQCAPSFRDRAAALHRRMFSNLDHGSVSGVSVQRMLTKQRGARVTMPVVFTCGLGVVEHPESDQSPYLGVIDHGLSQTPQVWMDLQVYEHDGGLMLNMDAVEAIFPDDMVAELFTSLTATLSHLAESPELWNAPTSTIAPTTNAPTADRINDTDRELPGADKSLLGLYQKGLAEHGDNLAVIDATTQWTYEQLNEQSDKWAQLIAATDPAPGDLVGIMMEKSAQQIAAVLGAMKAGCAYLPLSVDQPVGRNTSIINDAGASIVAMDHPDDDFAALAEHCTVITLADVARHRPGDQALSESSPTPSSLAYVIYTSGTTGTPKGVAITHESAVNTIVDVNERLGVTPTDRILGISELNFDLSVYDIFGMFARGATLVLPSPADKRDPQCWADAVTTHSVTLWNSVPALFSMYVEHLRERSLIGSSVRSALLSGDWIPVNIAYQVSTLFRDCTVFAAGGATEASIWSNWYEVGVDDASRTSIPYGTPLANQRMYILDEALNPRPTHVPGDLYIAGRGLAMGYWKDPEKTAASFITHPRTGERMYRTGDKALYNHLGHIIFLGREDGQVKVNGYRIELGEIESTARKFNELRDCVAVNDHGIVLYVVTHEGFNMAALNNHLAESLPAYMRPRVISRIDGLPRSWNGKIDRKSLEGKTFEQPQTRERSRNHRDSGIITILQELLGPKEISIDDDFFTIGADSLTAVRLTNSIRREMSVEISIRDVFNHPTVRELSDLIADIVGSDVEEGEI